The following coding sequences are from one Clostridia bacterium window:
- a CDS encoding ImmA/IrrE family metallo-endopeptidase: MKKKIEMFIRDLLKEYGLFKPEFRGPIFFKEELQKYFNFEFKEIALEDKLQGAILKGKSGVKIIVNSTIDNPGRKNFTYAHELGHYFLKHKLDENYNGCKAKDIEAGEKATIIQERQANCFASFFLLPKEYVYLNYNIVMEQLGFPPFRRLNIYRNNYNIWKIVCCRFNYMCGVSDTTLRYRLEELKLLKFYVE; the protein is encoded by the coding sequence ATGAAAAAAAAGATTGAAATGTTTATAAGAGATTTGCTTAAGGAATATGGTTTATTTAAACCAGAATTTCGTGGTCCTATTTTTTTCAAAGAAGAGTTACAAAAATATTTTAACTTTGAATTCAAAGAAATTGCGTTAGAAGACAAACTACAAGGCGCTATACTAAAAGGAAAATCAGGTGTCAAAATTATTGTTAATTCAACAATAGATAACCCAGGTAGAAAGAATTTTACTTATGCCCATGAGCTTGGCCATTATTTTCTAAAACATAAACTTGATGAAAATTATAATGGATGCAAGGCTAAGGACATTGAAGCGGGAGAAAAGGCAACAATTATTCAGGAAAGGCAGGCAAATTGTTTTGCATCCTTTTTTCTCTTGCCTAAGGAATATGTATATTTAAATTATAACATTGTAATGGAACAATTAGGTTTTCCTCCATTTAGACGATTAAACATATATAGAAATAATTATAATATTTGGAAGATAGTGTGTTGCCGTTTTAATTATATGTGTGGTGTTTCGGATACTACCTTAAGATATCGACTCGAAGAGCTCAAGCTGCTTAAATTTTATGTTGAGTGA